The following coding sequences are from one Arcobacter nitrofigilis DSM 7299 window:
- a CDS encoding TolC family protein — protein MKMIILCVFFISSVYSKEITLNLQQAIDLALQNNGLNKISRFNLEIAKAQYNQALSTNYPTIDTILYANRDDRDTVFEQRGVFTLSSETTKMFALANTLSIPAGATRDAKQAAISSQPASAFPAGTLNADIDTVAKGRDTVRGQVEFNYPVYTGGKISSIIEQARLNKYVKKEAIVRDENNIVFDVKQYFYGYIITDELYKLFNSIYKNMKLSEDLTKEFLEKGTDLKIKRTDYLNIRLLNSLLKSSLIKLELNKKMLESAIGSLVGLEYDDKIKIIYDKSKILEQKNNIQKLIEQASTLNPDINSINLALKIKDEKIKEVKSENYPIVNLFANVSHTYNSYKYGYLSQDDKNRWSLGVVVKIPLFNGFKTKNKILESKIDKKVINEQKYLIENMIAVQLKNEFLKSSYGYKEIMNLKESSEIADESSKMNFDAYKFEMVQASDLVQSQLMEVFVKTQYLKSVHNYLISLATIDKLVGKEISNKL, from the coding sequence ATGAAGATGATTATTTTATGTGTTTTTTTTATCTCTAGTGTTTATTCAAAAGAGATTACTTTGAACTTACAACAAGCCATTGACTTAGCTTTGCAAAATAATGGATTGAATAAAATTTCAAGGTTTAACCTTGAAATTGCAAAGGCTCAATACAATCAAGCTCTAAGTACAAATTATCCAACAATAGATACAATATTATATGCAAATAGAGATGATAGAGATACTGTATTTGAACAAAGAGGGGTTTTTACTTTATCTTCTGAAACAACTAAAATGTTTGCCTTGGCAAATACTTTGTCAATACCTGCAGGAGCAACTAGAGATGCGAAACAAGCAGCTATTAGTTCACAACCTGCAAGTGCATTTCCAGCAGGTACCTTAAATGCAGATATTGATACAGTTGCAAAGGGAAGAGATACGGTAAGAGGTCAAGTTGAATTTAATTATCCAGTTTATACAGGTGGAAAAATATCTTCTATAATTGAACAAGCAAGGTTAAATAAATATGTTAAAAAAGAAGCAATAGTTAGAGATGAGAATAATATTGTATTTGATGTAAAACAATATTTTTATGGATATATCATAACTGATGAATTGTATAAATTATTTAATAGTATTTATAAAAATATGAAATTAAGTGAAGATTTAACAAAAGAGTTTTTAGAAAAAGGAACAGATTTAAAAATTAAAAGAACAGATTATTTAAATATAAGACTGTTAAATTCCCTATTAAAATCAAGTTTAATAAAATTAGAGCTTAATAAAAAAATGTTAGAAAGTGCTATTGGAAGTTTGGTTGGCTTAGAATATGATGACAAAATAAAAATTATTTATGATAAATCAAAAATTTTAGAACAGAAAAATAATATACAAAAACTTATTGAACAAGCAAGTACTCTAAATCCTGATATAAATAGTATCAATTTAGCTTTAAAAATCAAAGATGAAAAAATCAAAGAAGTAAAATCTGAAAACTACCCAATAGTGAACCTTTTTGCTAACGTAAGTCATACTTATAACTCGTATAAATATGGATATTTAAGTCAAGATGATAAAAATAGGTGGAGTTTAGGTGTTGTAGTAAAAATACCTTTATTTAATGGTTTTAAAACAAAAAATAAAATTCTAGAGAGTAAAATTGATAAAAAAGTAATAAATGAACAAAAATATTTAATAGAAAATATGATTGCGGTACAGTTAAAAAATGAATTTTTGAAAAGTTCTTATGGTTATAAAGAAATAATGAATTTAAAAGAATCTTCAGAAATAGCTGATGAAAGTAGTAAAATGAATTTTGATGCTTATAAATTTGAGATGGTACAAGCTAGTGATTTAGTGCAATCTCAGCTTATGGAAGTATTTGTAAAAACACAATATTTAAAAAGTGTTCATAATTATTTGATATCATTAGCTACAATTGATAAATTAGTTGGAAAAGAAATTAGCAATAAATTATAA
- the tgt gene encoding tRNA guanosine(34) transglycosylase Tgt gives MQFKIDGKSFHKTRACTIKTAHSTIQTPVFMPVGTQATVKALDANDMLSLGAKIILGNTYHLYLRPGSEIIKKFGGLHGFSKFPNSFLTDSGGFQAFSLGDNSKPDENGIMFKSHHDGSKHYFTPESVLDTQYELGSDIMMILDDLVALPNTKERIKKSIERTTDWAEKAITYHKSQQEKGIGINQNIFAIIQGGTDKEFRKLSATQLCALTDFDGFAIGGLSVGEPNAAMYETVEWTTDFMPEDKPRYLMGVGTPEDLIENIERGVDMFDCVMPTRNARNGSLFTTYGKIAIKNAKFKEDAEPIDKACECYTCKNFTKAYLNHLFRAGEITYYRLATLHNIHYYLTLMREAREAILADNWVEFKKEFYKKRGIEI, from the coding sequence ATGCAGTTTAAAATAGATGGAAAATCTTTTCACAAAACAAGAGCTTGTACAATTAAAACAGCTCACAGTACAATACAAACACCAGTATTTATGCCAGTTGGAACTCAAGCTACTGTAAAAGCTTTAGATGCTAATGATATGCTTAGCCTTGGTGCAAAAATTATTCTAGGAAATACTTATCACTTATACTTACGACCAGGAAGTGAGATAATCAAAAAGTTTGGAGGACTTCACGGCTTTTCGAAATTTCCAAACTCTTTTTTAACTGATTCTGGTGGCTTTCAAGCTTTTTCATTGGGAGATAATTCAAAACCAGATGAAAATGGAATAATGTTTAAATCTCACCATGATGGTAGTAAACACTATTTTACACCTGAAAGTGTTCTTGATACTCAATATGAACTTGGAAGCGATATCATGATGATATTAGATGATTTGGTTGCTTTGCCAAATACAAAAGAGAGAATTAAAAAATCGATTGAAAGAACTACCGATTGGGCAGAAAAAGCAATCACTTATCATAAAAGCCAACAAGAAAAAGGTATAGGAATAAATCAAAATATCTTTGCCATAATTCAAGGTGGAACAGACAAAGAGTTTAGAAAACTAAGTGCCACACAACTTTGTGCATTAACTGACTTTGATGGTTTTGCAATAGGAGGGCTAAGTGTTGGTGAACCAAATGCTGCTATGTACGAAACAGTTGAATGGACAACAGATTTTATGCCTGAAGATAAACCTAGATACCTTATGGGTGTTGGAACACCAGAAGATTTAATAGAAAATATCGAACGTGGTGTTGATATGTTTGATTGTGTAATGCCCACAAGAAATGCAAGAAATGGTTCATTATTTACAACTTATGGAAAAATAGCAATTAAAAATGCAAAATTTAAAGAAGATGCTGAACCAATAGACAAAGCATGTGAATGTTACACTTGTAAAAACTTTACAAAAGCATACTTAAATCACTTATTTAGAGCAGGTGAAATTACTTATTATAGACTTGCAACATTGCATAATATCCACTACTATTTAACTCTTATGAGAGAAGCTAGAGAGGCAATTTTAGCTGATAATTGGGTAGAGTTTAAAAAAGAGTTTTATAAAAAAAGAGGCATTGAGATTTAG
- the gatC gene encoding Asp-tRNA(Asn)/Glu-tRNA(Gln) amidotransferase subunit GatC encodes MTIDDTTIDKLAKLSSLEIDENKRESLKNELGDIINFVENLNEIDVSHIDATFTTVEGGTPLREDIANQDLDMSKHILSHAPKSENGYFIVPKIIE; translated from the coding sequence ATGACTATTGATGATACTACAATTGATAAATTAGCAAAACTTTCTAGTTTAGAAATTGATGAAAATAAAAGAGAATCACTAAAAAATGAATTGGGTGATATTATTAATTTCGTTGAAAATTTAAATGAAATTGATGTAAGCCATATCGATGCAACATTTACAACTGTTGAGGGTGGAACACCACTTAGAGAAGATATTGCTAACCAAGATTTAGATATGTCAAAACATATACTTTCACATGCACCAAAAAGTGAAAATGGATACTTTATAGTTCCAAAAATAATTGAATAA
- a CDS encoding arsenate reductase family protein, which translates to MITVYGIKTCGSVQKALKFFKENNIEVDFFDFKKETPSAQKVKIWSQKADINILFNSKGTKYKTLQLKELNLDANGKYEWLCKEPMLFKRPVIEFDDKLIVAFDEELYKKTFL; encoded by the coding sequence ATGATAACTGTTTATGGAATCAAAACATGTGGAAGTGTACAAAAAGCACTAAAATTTTTCAAAGAGAATAATATAGAAGTGGATTTTTTTGATTTTAAAAAAGAGACTCCAAGTGCTCAAAAGGTAAAAATATGGAGCCAAAAAGCTGATATAAATATACTTTTTAATTCAAAAGGAACAAAATACAAAACTCTTCAATTAAAAGAGTTAAACTTAGATGCCAATGGTAAATATGAATGGTTATGTAAAGAGCCAATGCTTTTTAAAAGACCAGTTATAGAGTTTGATGATAAACTTATTGTAGCTTTTGATGAAGAACTTTATAAAAAGACTTTTTTATAA
- a CDS encoding class II 3-deoxy-7-phosphoheptulonate synthase, producing MNNWNPKSWRDFPIKQQPTYNDLEKLTKVEKELASYPPLIFAGEARNLKSKLADVVAGKAFLLQGGDCAESFDAFNANNIKDLFKVMMQMAIVLTFSGGCPVVKVGRIAGQFAKPRSDDFENIDGLALPSYRGDIVNSVKFDEKSRLPKPKKLLKAYNQSAATLNLLRAFLRGGMADLQQVHEWNLDFIKDHTLGVKYDDLANKISETLAFMNACGITSENTQQLSQTTLYTSHEALLLNYEEALTRRDSLTGDWYDCSAHMLWIGDRTRELDGAHLEYFRGIKNPIGCKVGPSMKEDELIRLIDALNPENEAGRLNLIVRMGAQKIGDIYPNLLKRVKAEGKNVLWSSDPMHGNTIKTDNGYKTRDFESILNEVKQFFQIHSAQGTVAGGIHLEMTGQNVTECTGSTSSAITQEGLASRYHTQCDPRLNADQALELSFMIAETLKEARR from the coding sequence ATGAATAACTGGAATCCAAAATCTTGGAGAGATTTTCCAATAAAACAACAACCAACATATAATGATTTAGAAAAACTTACTAAAGTGGAAAAAGAGTTAGCTTCTTATCCTCCTTTAATCTTTGCAGGGGAAGCTAGAAACTTAAAAAGCAAACTAGCCGATGTTGTAGCAGGAAAAGCTTTTTTACTTCAAGGTGGAGATTGTGCAGAATCATTTGATGCATTCAATGCAAATAATATTAAAGATTTATTTAAAGTAATGATGCAAATGGCTATTGTTTTAACTTTTTCTGGTGGTTGTCCAGTTGTGAAAGTGGGAAGAATAGCAGGTCAATTTGCAAAACCAAGAAGTGATGACTTTGAAAATATTGATGGACTTGCTCTTCCTTCATATAGAGGAGATATAGTAAATTCTGTTAAATTTGATGAAAAATCAAGATTACCAAAGCCTAAAAAACTTTTAAAAGCTTATAACCAAAGTGCAGCTACACTAAATCTTTTAAGAGCATTTTTACGAGGGGGAATGGCAGATTTACAACAAGTCCATGAGTGGAATTTAGATTTTATCAAAGATCACACTTTAGGTGTAAAATATGATGATTTAGCAAATAAGATTTCTGAAACTTTAGCTTTCATGAATGCTTGTGGAATTACATCAGAAAATACACAACAACTAAGTCAAACTACCCTTTATACTTCACATGAAGCACTTTTATTAAATTATGAGGAAGCACTTACAAGAAGAGATTCTTTAACTGGTGATTGGTATGATTGTTCTGCTCATATGTTATGGATAGGTGATAGAACAAGAGAATTAGATGGTGCACATTTAGAGTACTTTAGAGGTATCAAGAATCCTATAGGATGTAAAGTAGGACCTTCTATGAAAGAGGATGAATTAATTAGATTAATTGATGCTTTAAATCCTGAAAATGAAGCTGGAAGATTAAATCTTATTGTTAGAATGGGTGCCCAAAAGATAGGTGATATCTATCCAAACTTATTAAAAAGAGTAAAAGCTGAGGGTAAAAATGTATTATGGTCAAGTGATCCTATGCATGGCAATACAATAAAAACTGATAATGGATACAAAACAAGAGATTTTGAATCGATTTTAAATGAAGTAAAACAATTCTTCCAAATACATAGTGCCCAAGGTACAGTTGCAGGTGGAATTCACCTTGAAATGACAGGACAAAATGTAACTGAGTGTACAGGAAGTACAAGTTCTGCTATTACTCAAGAGGGACTTGCAAGTAGATATCATACACAATGTGACCCAAGATTAAATGCAGATCAAGCCTTAGAATTATCATTTATGATTGCTGAAACTTTAAAGGAAGCTAGAAGATAA
- a CDS encoding transaldolase, giving the protein MSLKEDINFSLWCDFIERDFLENQFQDLVKDEVIQGATSNPAIFASSISNSVAYKQQLGILQVNTAKTIYEEVAMTDIKRAAEILEPMNKNDSDDGFISLEVDPTLSDDAEGTIEEGIRLYKTIAYDNVMIKVPATKAGYKAMEELASQGINVNATLIFSPEQAISCANALNRGMEKSITESKAVISIFVSRFDRLCDNKFGAKGIEKAKLGIINAVKCYHEINKFHNDNIRTLFASTGVKGDELPSTYYVDNLLYPNSVNTAPLATIEDYVQSGSTEPSKIITEDECDEFFKMLTKHGIDTNEIYETLLSDGLEAFKVSFEELLSKLKA; this is encoded by the coding sequence ATGAGTTTAAAAGAAGATATAAATTTTTCGCTATGGTGTGATTTTATTGAAAGAGATTTTTTAGAAAATCAATTTCAAGATTTGGTAAAAGATGAAGTTATTCAAGGTGCTACATCAAATCCTGCTATTTTTGCATCATCAATTTCAAACTCTGTTGCATATAAACAACAATTAGGAATTTTACAAGTAAATACAGCTAAGACTATTTATGAAGAAGTAGCTATGACTGATATTAAAAGAGCAGCTGAGATACTAGAGCCTATGAATAAAAATGATAGTGATGATGGATTTATCTCACTAGAAGTTGACCCAACACTTAGTGATGATGCTGAGGGTACTATTGAAGAGGGAATTAGACTTTATAAAACAATTGCATATGATAATGTAATGATTAAAGTTCCTGCAACAAAAGCTGGATATAAAGCCATGGAAGAATTAGCTTCACAAGGTATAAATGTAAATGCAACACTAATCTTTTCACCAGAACAAGCTATTAGTTGTGCAAATGCCTTAAATAGAGGTATGGAAAAATCAATTACAGAATCAAAGGCTGTTATTTCTATTTTTGTATCAAGATTTGATAGATTGTGTGATAATAAGTTTGGAGCAAAAGGTATAGAAAAAGCCAAATTAGGTATTATAAATGCTGTAAAATGTTATCATGAAATAAATAAATTCCATAATGATAATATAAGAACACTTTTTGCTAGTACTGGTGTAAAAGGTGATGAATTACCATCAACTTATTATGTGGATAATTTACTTTATCCAAATAGTGTAAATACTGCCCCTTTGGCTACTATTGAAGACTATGTACAAAGTGGTAGTACGGAACCTAGCAAAATAATCACTGAAGATGAGTGTGATGAATTTTTCAAAATGCTTACAAAACATGGTATTGATACAAATGAGATATATGAGACACTATTAAGTGATGGTTTAGAAGCATTTAAAGTATCATTTGAAGAGCTTTTATCAAAATTAAAAGCGTAA
- the serB gene encoding phosphoserine phosphatase SerB: MKLAVFDFDSTLMDGETIDFLAKPLGLEEKVAKITEEAMAGRLDFFESLIERVALLKGLENSLAVDICKSLPLMPGAMETVAKLKEKGYKVVCFSGGFRIGTTPAKEKLGLDADFSNILHHKNGILTGLVGGDMMFGFSKGDMIQRVQAMLGVSKENTLVAGDGANDVSMFPYADKRVAFCAKDILKKEANIIVDTKDLTQILEHI; this comes from the coding sequence ATGAAATTAGCTGTATTTGATTTTGATTCAACTTTGATGGATGGAGAAACTATTGATTTTCTAGCAAAACCTTTAGGTCTTGAAGAGAAAGTTGCAAAAATCACAGAAGAAGCCATGGCTGGAAGATTGGACTTTTTTGAATCACTCATTGAAAGAGTGGCTTTATTAAAAGGCTTAGAAAACTCTTTGGCTGTAGATATTTGTAAAAGTCTACCACTTATGCCAGGAGCAATGGAAACAGTTGCAAAACTAAAAGAGAAGGGATACAAGGTTGTATGTTTTTCAGGTGGCTTTAGAATAGGAACAACTCCTGCTAAAGAGAAACTTGGACTTGATGCAGATTTTTCAAATATCTTACATCATAAAAATGGGATTCTAACTGGACTTGTTGGTGGGGATATGATGTTTGGTTTTTCTAAAGGTGATATGATACAAAGAGTTCAAGCAATGTTAGGCGTTTCAAAAGAGAATACACTAGTTGCAGGAGATGGAGCAAATGATGTATCGATGTTTCCATATGCAGACAAAAGAGTTGCTTTTTGTGCAAAAGATATTTTGAAAAAAGAGGCAAATATCATTGTTGATACAAAAGATTTAACACAAATCTTGGAACATATTTAA
- the ruvX gene encoding Holliday junction resolvase RuvX, which produces MKLASIDIGLKRIGVALSLTKTIVTPQTAILRKNRNQASNDVDNFLKEWEIEKLIVGFPSSSDDMQKRVKHFVNLLKFEGEIVFQEENMSSIEAEELMKGDIKYKRDGRVDSLAAKIILERYLAKN; this is translated from the coding sequence TTGAAATTAGCATCTATTGATATAGGATTAAAGAGAATTGGCGTAGCTTTAAGCCTTACAAAGACCATAGTTACCCCACAAACAGCCATTTTAAGAAAAAATAGAAATCAAGCTTCAAATGATGTTGATAATTTTTTAAAAGAGTGGGAAATAGAGAAACTTATTGTTGGCTTTCCAAGTTCAAGTGATGATATGCAAAAAAGAGTAAAACACTTCGTAAATCTTCTAAAATTTGAAGGAGAGATTGTTTTCCAAGAAGAGAATATGAGTTCCATAGAAGCAGAAGAGCTAATGAAAGGTGATATCAAATACAAAAGGGATGGAAGAGTTGATTCCCTTGCAGCTAAAATAATACTTGAGAGATATTTGGCAAAAAATTAA
- the lpoB gene encoding penicillin-binding protein activator LpoB, whose amino-acid sequence MKNKKLIISTLFMGTIFFAGCTHKPEYLPENSPKSSIVTMGIDRQDFEKAASDMAKSLLSSGALDKSGGGKSVVMMSDIVNDTTQRFDVKFLTKKLGIAILNSGKAILTSAVGTQRDDLAQDTRKLRNNDEFKKSTTIQKNTLYAPSLSLSGSILQRTAKANRDEQIVEYYFQLSLTDIKTGLVTWEDEVVIGKIGSNDTVTW is encoded by the coding sequence ATGAAAAATAAAAAACTAATAATTTCAACACTATTTATGGGAACAATATTTTTTGCAGGTTGTACTCATAAACCTGAGTATTTACCAGAAAATTCTCCAAAATCTTCAATTGTAACTATGGGAATTGATAGACAAGATTTTGAAAAAGCAGCTAGTGATATGGCTAAATCATTGTTATCAAGTGGTGCTTTAGATAAAAGTGGTGGGGGAAAAAGCGTAGTTATGATGAGTGATATTGTAAATGATACTACTCAAAGGTTTGATGTAAAATTTTTAACTAAAAAGTTAGGAATAGCAATATTAAACTCAGGAAAAGCAATACTTACATCAGCTGTTGGAACTCAAAGGGATGATTTAGCTCAAGATACTAGAAAACTAAGAAATAATGATGAGTTCAAAAAAAGTACTACAATACAAAAAAATACACTTTATGCACCTAGTCTTTCATTATCAGGAAGTATTTTACAAAGAACAGCAAAAGCAAATAGAGATGAGCAAATAGTTGAATACTATTTTCAACTTTCACTAACAGATATTAAAACTGGACTTGTAACTTGGGAAGATGAGGTAGTTATAGGAAAAATTGGCTCAAATGATACTGTGACTTGGTAG
- a CDS encoding YcfL family protein: MKKIYLIITIISVMLFSGCAQKEVKVEPKISDDSHIVIDKALDSWLKLEKLNYFQKSDGFWVVQARFKNTTYMNRNVAYKIDWIDKNGFIVKTILSKWKMATVEENRDFTINGVSPSNQIKDFVIRVQDTSRDDEQRKDSSHYEYQN, encoded by the coding sequence ATGAAAAAGATATATTTGATTATTACAATAATAAGTGTTATGCTTTTTAGTGGGTGTGCACAAAAAGAAGTAAAAGTTGAGCCTAAAATAAGCGATGACTCACACATAGTAATAGATAAAGCTTTGGATAGCTGGTTAAAGCTTGAAAAACTAAACTATTTTCAAAAAAGTGATGGCTTTTGGGTTGTACAAGCTAGATTTAAAAATACAACTTATATGAATAGAAATGTAGCTTATAAGATAGATTGGATAGATAAAAATGGTTTTATTGTAAAAACAATTTTATCTAAATGGAAAATGGCAACAGTGGAAGAGAATAGGGATTTTACTATTAATGGCGTATCCCCTTCAAATCAAATCAAAGATTTTGTAATAAGAGTACAAGATACAAGTAGAGATGATGAACAAAGAAAAGATAGTAGCCATTATGAATATCAAAATTAA
- a CDS encoding COG3014 family protein, with product MKKKECIKLFFNTIFVFSFCGCAAISGYQDSMNTFDNNLESKNCDYTQIEEKIKDNDDPILWGIQGGSLARNCFAYKKSNGFFDEAEEKYKQTVDEDTIFDNTLEASKSILVNNNANEYEGNIYEKVMVNTYKALNYASLHDSANTRVEFNRALDRQRRAKDYFRSEIQKKEANLEKENKEAEDTVYKQYDSLLNDFKAYPDFINPFTTYMAGVYFLLDGDTVKARDLLKESMEMQPSNKQIKSDYKLSNKYLDSSLRESKEKYAWIIYENGQGMIKDEIRIDIPLFIFSRNVIYTGIALPKIVERSSSYAYLDINGKDTTEVCNMDNVIKTEFKKRFPAILSEAIANTITKTITQKQLNDSSPLAGFLGFLYQSFTNRADVRSWTALPKNFQSLRVKLDGKPIEIKNNEGKIIKEVFIPNDKNALIYVKSQVIGNNIIHKILF from the coding sequence ATGAAAAAAAAAGAGTGTATAAAACTTTTTTTTAATACTATATTTGTATTTTCTTTTTGTGGGTGTGCAGCTATAAGTGGTTATCAAGATAGTATGAATACTTTTGATAATAACTTAGAATCAAAAAATTGTGATTATACTCAAATAGAAGAAAAGATAAAAGATAATGATGACCCAATACTTTGGGGTATTCAAGGTGGTTCATTGGCAAGAAATTGTTTTGCATATAAAAAAAGTAATGGATTTTTTGATGAAGCAGAAGAGAAGTATAAACAAACAGTAGATGAAGACACAATTTTTGATAATACCTTAGAGGCTTCAAAAAGTATTTTAGTAAATAATAATGCAAATGAGTATGAGGGAAATATTTATGAAAAAGTGATGGTAAATACTTATAAAGCTTTAAATTACGCAAGTTTACATGATAGTGCAAATACAAGAGTAGAGTTTAATAGAGCTTTGGATAGACAAAGAAGAGCAAAAGATTATTTTAGAAGTGAGATACAAAAAAAAGAGGCGAATTTAGAAAAAGAGAACAAAGAAGCAGAAGATACTGTATATAAACAATATGATAGTTTGTTAAATGATTTTAAAGCATATCCTGATTTTATAAATCCTTTTACAACCTATATGGCTGGAGTATATTTTTTATTAGATGGAGATACAGTTAAGGCAAGGGATTTATTAAAAGAGTCTATGGAAATGCAACCATCAAATAAGCAAATAAAAAGTGACTATAAACTTAGTAATAAATATCTTGATTCATCTTTGAGAGAATCAAAAGAAAAATATGCTTGGATTATATATGAAAATGGGCAAGGAATGATAAAAGATGAGATAAGAATTGATATTCCTTTATTTATATTTTCAAGAAATGTCATATATACAGGTATTGCTTTGCCAAAAATTGTTGAAAGAAGTAGTTCATATGCTTATTTAGATATTAATGGAAAAGATACAACAGAAGTTTGTAATATGGATAATGTAATAAAAACAGAATTTAAAAAAAGATTTCCAGCTATTTTAAGCGAGGCAATAGCAAATACAATTACAAAAACGATTACCCAAAAACAACTCAATGATTCTAGTCCTTTAGCTGGGTTCTTAGGATTTTTATATCAAAGCTTTACAAATAGAGCTGATGTGAGGTCCTGGACTGCTTTACCTAAGAATTTTCAAAGTTTAAGGGTAAAACTTGATGGAAAACCAATTGAAATTAAAAATAATGAAGGTAAAATTATAAAAGAAGTTTTTATTCCTAATGATAAAAATGCATTAATTTATGTAAAATCACAAGTCATAGGAAATAATATAATTCATAAGATTTTATTTTAA
- the acpS gene encoding holo-ACP synthase — protein sequence MIGIDVVSIKRIEKLYEKFGNKAYERFLNKSEIDLIKKVETAAGFWAAKEAASKALACGIGAECGFHDIIISKTVKNAPLITFSQKVIDNFSIKSAHLSITHDTGFAIAVVALEKN from the coding sequence ATGATTGGGATAGATGTAGTAAGTATAAAAAGAATTGAAAAGCTGTATGAAAAGTTTGGTAATAAAGCTTATGAAAGATTTTTAAATAAAAGTGAAATAGATTTAATAAAAAAAGTTGAAACTGCTGCTGGTTTTTGGGCTGCAAAAGAGGCTGCAAGTAAGGCTCTTGCTTGTGGAATAGGAGCAGAGTGCGGTTTTCATGATATTATTATTTCAAAAACAGTTAAAAATGCTCCTCTTATAACTTTCTCACAAAAAGTTATAGATAACTTTTCAATAAAAAGTGCCCACCTTTCTATTACCCATGATACTGGTTTTGCAATAGCTGTTGTAGCTTTAGAGAAAAATTAA
- a CDS encoding ABC transporter permease, whose amino-acid sequence MKLLINKLLYLLIMLFIISLISFLAIHLAPNSFFASGDLNPNITEESIKHLKSIYGLDKPLYVQYFSWLFAIFHLDFGISFSSGEMVKNEILNRIPITLALNITSMIFIFILSLYLGIKSALNKSTFFDKFTGQLSLLSFSMPSFYLALLGVLIFAVNFEVLPISGLHSVKDDGSFTYYLDFAKHLVLPIFIIVFGGIGSLTLYIRSLTIEILKSDYIFFAKARGLSKKQILRYYILPNLYPPVITILGLSLPGIIGGSVILETIFSIDGMGLLFFHSALAHDYPVIMGILIIGAFLTLLGNMFADLVLLKLNPNFDTK is encoded by the coding sequence TTGAAATTACTAATAAACAAGCTTTTGTACTTATTAATCATGCTTTTTATTATTAGTCTAATATCTTTTTTAGCTATACATCTTGCTCCTAATTCATTTTTTGCAAGTGGAGATTTAAATCCAAACATCACAGAAGAGTCAATCAAACACTTAAAGTCTATTTATGGCTTAGATAAACCACTTTATGTGCAATATTTTTCTTGGCTTTTTGCAATATTTCATCTTGATTTTGGCATCTCTTTTAGCTCAGGAGAAATGGTTAAAAATGAGATTTTAAATAGAATCCCAATAACACTTGCTTTAAATATTACCTCTATGATTTTTATATTTATATTATCACTTTATTTAGGTATTAAATCAGCTCTAAATAAATCAACTTTTTTTGATAAATTTACTGGTCAACTTTCACTTTTAAGTTTCTCTATGCCCTCTTTTTATTTAGCACTACTTGGTGTTTTAATTTTTGCAGTTAATTTTGAAGTTCTACCTATATCTGGATTGCATAGTGTAAAAGATGATGGAAGTTTTACTTACTATTTAGATTTTGCAAAACATTTAGTTTTACCAATATTTATAATTGTTTTTGGGGGAATTGGAAGTTTAACTTTATACATAAGATCACTTACAATAGAGATACTAAAAAGTGACTATATCTTTTTTGCCAAAGCTAGAGGATTAAGCAAAAAACAAATTTTGAGATACTATATTTTACCAAATCTATACCCACCAGTTATTACAATACTTGGATTATCACTTCCAGGAATTATTGGTGGGTCTGTTATACTTGAAACAATATTTTCAATAGATGGAATGGGCTTACTATTTTTTCATAGTGCCTTAGCCCATGATTATCCAGTTATTATGGGAATACTTATTATTGGAGCATTTCTAACCCTTCTTGGAAATATGTTTGCTGATTTAGTTTTACTAAAACTCAATCCAAATTTTGATACAAAATAA